The DNA sequence GATGCCTGGTTTGACATGAAGCAGGCCGGCTACACCAGGCCGCTCGCCGGCTTCAAGCCGATCCACATGCCCAGCAATACCGGCACCGGTGTCATCCTGGCCGCCTTCAGCGTCGCGCTCGGCTTCGCCCTGATCTGGTACATCTGGTGGCTGGCGGCGCTGAGCTTCGTTTGCCTCATCGCCACCGCGATCGGCCACACCTTCAACTATCACCGCGACTTCCACATTCCGGCAGCCGAAGTCACTCGGACGGAAGAGGCGAGGACGACGCTCCTCGGGGCTGGGGTTTGAGCATGGCATCGACAGCAATCACAGCCGGCACCGAACCGGTGTTTCACCTGGAAGAGGAGCATGCGCACGCCGAAGGCGGCTCCACCATGCTCGGCTTCTGGCTCTATCTCATGAGCGACTGCCTGATCTTCGCGATGCTGTTCGCCGCCTATGGCGTGCTTGGCGGCAACTACGCGGCCGGGCCGGCACCCAAGGACCTGTTCGACCTCGATCTGGTGGCGGTCAACACCGCCATGCTGCTCTTCTCGTCGATCACCTATGGCTTCGCCATGCTGACCATGGACAAGGGTCGCGTGGGGGCGACGCAAGCCTGGCTCGCCGTCACCGGCCTGTTCGGCCTGGCGTTCCTGTCGATCGAGCTCTATGAATTCTCGCACATGATCCATGAAGGCGCGACACCGCAGCGCAGCGCCTTCCTGTCGTCTTTCTTCACCCTGGTCGGTACGCACGGCCTGCATGTCACCTTCGGCATCGTCTGGCTGGTGACGCTGATGACCCAGGTTGCGAGATTTGGCCTCGTCGAGGCGAACCGCCGCCGGCTGATGTGCCTCTCGATGTTCTGGCACTTCCTCGACGTCGTCTGGATCGGCGTCTTCACCTTCGTCTATTTGATGGGAATGTTGCGATGAGCGCTCATGATCATGCCGAGGGTCACGGCCACGCCCATGGTGGAGCAGCACACGGA is a window from the Mesorhizobium australicum WSM2073 genome containing:
- the cyoC gene encoding cytochrome o ubiquinol oxidase subunit III, with protein sequence MASTAITAGTEPVFHLEEEHAHAEGGSTMLGFWLYLMSDCLIFAMLFAAYGVLGGNYAAGPAPKDLFDLDLVAVNTAMLLFSSITYGFAMLTMDKGRVGATQAWLAVTGLFGLAFLSIELYEFSHMIHEGATPQRSAFLSSFFTLVGTHGLHVTFGIVWLVTLMTQVARFGLVEANRRRLMCLSMFWHFLDVVWIGVFTFVYLMGMLR